A region from the Salvia splendens isolate huo1 chromosome 15, SspV2, whole genome shotgun sequence genome encodes:
- the LOC121768158 gene encoding sucrose nonfermenting 4-like protein has product MDYSGEGGMVLIPTRFVWRYGGRIVCISGSFTGWTQWPMTPVEGCPTVFQTICSLPPGFHQYKFVVDGEWRHDENQPSANSNIGTVNTIHLTTEANYLTPMLSPRAPPSGHGSSMDVDNEGFQRVVRLSDRTSPEPFSTVSEGDVDVSRHRIAVFLSAHKAYELLPESGKVIALDVELPVKQAFHILHEQGISMAPLWDFSNGKFVGVLSAMDFILIMRELGRNGSNLTEEELETHTISAWKEAKSYLNNQINGQGAIVPRQLVQAGPDDSLNEVALKILQRGVATVPIIHSPSTDSPNKNLLHLASLSGILKCICRFFRHSPGSLPVLQLPICSIPLGTWVPKIGEPNHRPLAMLRPSASLSAALNLLIQARVSSIPIVDDNDSLLDVYSRSDITSLARDKIYTHINLEETTIHQALQYRDDPFSAYGSNIQRCFMCLHTDPLHKVLERLSQPGVRRLVVVEAGSKHVEGIVSLSDAFRFLMGR; this is encoded by the exons ATGGATTATTCGGGCGAAGGTGGAATGGTGTTGATTCCGACTCGATTTGTATGGCGTTATGGTGGGAGAATCGTGTGTATTAGTGGATCTTTTACCGG GTGGACACAGTGGCCAATGACCCCGGTTGAGGGATGTCCAACAGTGTTTCAAACAATTTGCAGCCTTCCACCCGGTTTTCACCAG TACAAATTTGTGGTTGACGGTGAATGGAGACATGATGAGAACCAGCCTTCTGCCAATAGTAACATTGGAACCGTTAACACTATCCACCTAACTACCGAAGCTAATTACCTTACTCCAATGCTTAGCCCACGAGCTCCTCCCTCTGGTCATGGTTCAAGCATGGATGTCGATAATGAGGGCTTCCAACGTGTG GTTCGGTTGTCAGATAGAACATCACCTGAGCCCTTCTCGACAGTATCAGAGGGTGATGTAGATGTTTCCCGACATCGTATAGCTGTATTCTTATCAGCTCACAAGGCATACGAGTTGCTCCCTGAATCTGGGAAG GTTATTGCTTTGGATGTTGAACTCCCAGTAAAGCAAGCATTTCATATATTGCATGAACAG GGGATCTCTATGGCGCCATTGTGGGACTTCTCAAATGGGAAATTTGTTGGAGTTCTTAGTGCAATGGATTTTATCTTGATTATGAGAGAG CTTGGCAGGAATGGGTCAAATTTGACAGAGGAAGAGCTTGAGACACATACTATATCTGCTTGGAAAGAGGCAAAGTCTTATctaaataatcaaattaatgGGCAAGGAGCAATAGTTCCAAGACAACTTGTACAA GCTGGGCCAGATGACTCTTTGAATGAAGTTGCTCTGAAGATTTTGCAACGTGGTGTAGCAACAGTTCCCATAATTCATTCTCCTTCGACAGATTCCCCGAACAAAAATCTATTACATCTTGCTTCACTTTCCGGGATACTAAAAT GTATATGCCGGTTTTTTAGGCATTCGCCTGGTTCACTACCGGTGCTTCAGTTGCCAATTTGTTCAATTCCTTTGGGCACTTGGGTTCCTAAGATAGGAGAGCCAAATCACAGGCCGTTGGCAATGTTGAGACCCAGTGCTTCTCTTAGTGCAGccttaaatttattaattcaaG CACGAGTCAGTTCAATCCCTATCGTCGATGATAATGACTCGTTATTGGATGTATATTCTCGAAG TGACATAACTAGTTTGGCCCGAGACAAAATCTACACACACATCAATCTCGAAGAAACTACTATTCATCAG GCATTGCAGTACAGAGATGACCCATTTTCAGCATATGGCTCCAACATTCAAAGATGTTTTATGTGTTTACATACCGATCCTCTCCATAAAGTCTTGGAAAGGCTATCCCAGCCAG GAGTGAGGCGTCTTGTTGTGGTCGAAGCTGGAAGCAAGCATGTAGAAGGTATTGTTTCGTTGAGCGACGCCTTCCGATTTCTCATGGGCCGTTGA
- the LOC121768156 gene encoding cullin-1-like, whose amino-acid sequence MTMNQRNTIDLEQGWDFMQKGITKLKNILEGLPEPQFSSEDYMMLYTTIYNMCTQKPPHDYSQQLYDKYRESFQEYITLTVLPSLREKHDEFMLRELVKRWLNHKIMVRWLSRFFYYLDRYFIARRSLPPLHDVGLTCFRDQVYQELHVKARDAVISLVDQEREGEQIDRALLKNVLDIFVEIGMGQMDYYDNDFEAALLTDTAAFYSRKASNWILDDSCPDYMLKAEECLKREKDRVAHYLHSSSEVKLLEKVQHELLSVYATQLLEKEHSGCHALLRDDKVEDLSRMYRLFSKIPRGLEPVASIFKQHVTAEGSALVKHTEDAASNKKAEKRDVVGLQEQVFVRKVIELHDKFMAYVNDCFLNHTLFHKALKEAFEVFCNRGVAGSSSAELLATFCDNILKKGGSEKLSDEAIEDTLEKVVKLLAYISDKDLFAEFYRKKLARRLLFDKSANDEHERSILTKLKQQCGGQFTSKMEGMVTDLTLARENQASFEEYLSNNPNANPGIDLTVTVLTTGFWPSYKSFDLNLPAEMVKCVELFREFYQTKTKHRKLTWIYSLGTCNINGKFEPKTIELIVTTYQAAALLLFNAADRLSYQEIMTQLNLSDDDVVRLLHSLSCAKYKILNKEPNTKTISPTDVFEFNSKFTDKMRRIKIPLPPVDEKKKVIEDVDKDRRYAIDASIVRIMKSRKVLGYQQLVMECVEQLGRMFKPDVKAIKKRIEDLITRDYIERDKDNPNLFKYLA is encoded by the exons ATGACGATGAACCAGCGCAATACGATTGATCTAGAACAAGGATGGGACTTTATGCAAAAAGGGATTACAAAACTTAAAAATATTCTTGAAGGATTGCCAGAACCACAATTCAGTTCCGAAGACTACATGATGCTCTACAC GACAATATATAACATGTGTACTCAGAAGCCACCTCATGATTATTCCCAGCAGCTTTATGACAAGTATCGGGAGTCTTTTCAAGAGTATATAACGTTGACG GTGCTTCCTTCTTTGAGGGAGAAGCATGACGAGTTCATGTTAAGGGAGCTGGTAAAAAGGTGGTTGAATCATAAAATCATGGTTCGATGGCTTTCAAGATTCTTCTACTATCTTGATCGCTACTTCATAGCTAGAAGATCACTTCCGCCACTGCATGACGTTGGTTTGACGTGCTTCCGAGACCAG GTGTACCAGGAGCTGCATGTTAAAGCAAGGGATGCTGTCATATCTCTG GTCGATCAAGAGCGGGAGGGAGAGCAAATAGATCGAGCTTTATTAAAGAATGTGCTGgatatttttgttgaaattggAATGGGGcagatggattattatgataatgACTTTGAAGCAGCTCTGCTGACGGACACAGCTGCCTTTTATTCCCGGAAGGCTTCTAATTGGATCTTAGATGACTCATGCCCTGACTATATGTTAAAG GCTGAGGAATGtttgaaaagagaaaaagaCAGAGTTGCTCACTATCTTCATTCAAGTAGTGAAGTAAAGTTGCTTGAG AAAGTACAACATGAGCTATTATCAGTATATGCCACCCAACTCCTGGAAAAGGAGCACTCAGGCTGTCACGCATTACTTAGGGATGACAAG GTAGAGGATTTGTCAAGGATGTATAGACTGTTCTCTAAAATACCTCGTGGCCTTGAACCCGTGGCTAGTATTTTTAAGCAG CATGTTACTGCTGAAGGTAGTGCGTTGGTTAAACACACCGAAGATGCTGCAAGTAACAAGAAG GCAGAAAAGAGAGATGTTGTTGGGTTACAGGAGCAG GTCTTTGTCAGAAAAGTAATTGAGCTCCATGACAAATTCATGGCTTATGTGAATGATTGTTTCCTAAATCACACGCTCTTTCACAAG GCTCTCAAAGAGGCATTTGAAGTCTTTTGCAACAGAGGTGTTGCTGGTAGCTCTAGTGCAGAACTTCTAGCCACCTTTTGTGATAACATTCTTAAAAAGGGAGGGAGTGAAAAATTGAGTGATGAAGCAATTGAAGATACACTGGAAAAG GTTGTAAAATTGCTTGCCTATATCAGTGATAAGGATTTATTTGCTGAGTTTTATAG GAAAAAGCTTGCTCGCCGCTTGCTATTTGACAAAAGTGCTAATGATGAACATGAGAGAAGTATCCTGACTAAGTTGAAGCAGCAATGTGGTGGCCAATTTACATCAAAAATGGAGGGGATG GTCACAGACTTGACACTAGCCAGGGAAAACCAAGCCAGCTTTGAGGAATATCTTAGTAATAATCCGAATGCAAATCCAGGGATTGACTTAACGGTGACTGTCCTGACAACGGGTTTCTGGCCAAGTTACAAATCTTTTGATCTTAACCTTCCAGCTGAGATG GTCAAGTGTGTTGAATTATTCAGAGAGTTCTACCAAACAAAAACTAAACACCGAAAACTTACTTGGATATATTCATTGGGAACTTGCAACATCAACGGTAAATTTGAACCAAAGACAATAGAGCTTATTGTGACAACCTATCAG GCTGCTGCACTCTTGCTGTTTAATGCTGCGGATAGATTAAGCTATCAGGAAATCATGACTCAGTTGAACCTGTCTGACGATGATGTTGTTAGGTTGCTTCATTCACTTTCATGTGCCAAGTACAAGATTCTGAACAAGGAGCCAAACACCAAAACAATCTCTCCCACCGACGTTTTCGAGTTCAATTCAAAGTTCACTGACAAAATGAGAAGGATTAAG ATACCTCTTCCTCCTGTGGACGAGAAGAAGAAGGTCATAGAGGATGTTGATAAGGACAGAAGGTATGCCATTGATGCTTCAATTGTCCGTATCATGAAGAGCAGGAAAGTCTTGGGTTACCAGCAATTGGTCATGGAATGCGTTGAGCAACTGGGTAGAATGTTCAAG CCGGATGTTAAAGCAATCAAGAAGAGGATTGAAGATTTGATCACTCGAGATTATATTGAACGCGACAAGGACAACCCTAACTTGTTCAAATACTTGGCGTGA